A single genomic interval of Methylosinus sp. LW4 harbors:
- a CDS encoding DUF6931 family protein, producing MTRERFGAAYDLFAAYPAAAREIGVAPTSEAPLEFLARLRRARQIREAVAFCAYWLERRRAVWWACQNLRAAQSAAAALDSHALDAAEAWVRQPEERLRAQAFDVARRAVRPTPATSVAYAAAYCGPSLWLPSSGRLEAVAFVVDPGLTAGCVRGALMMAAGRLAPSAREEALHHWLEEALRLAQIAR from the coding sequence ATGACCCGGGAAAGATTCGGCGCCGCATATGATCTGTTTGCGGCTTACCCGGCCGCGGCGCGTGAGATCGGCGTGGCGCCGACAAGCGAGGCGCCGCTCGAATTTCTCGCGAGGCTGCGACGCGCTCGGCAAATTCGGGAAGCGGTGGCGTTTTGCGCCTATTGGCTCGAGCGTCGTAGAGCGGTGTGGTGGGCGTGCCAGAATTTGCGCGCCGCCCAGTCGGCGGCCGCCGCGCTCGATTCCCATGCGCTCGATGCGGCGGAGGCCTGGGTTCGCCAGCCGGAGGAGCGGTTGCGCGCGCAGGCGTTCGATGTCGCGCGCCGCGCCGTACGGCCGACGCCTGCGACGAGCGTCGCTTATGCGGCCGCTTATTGCGGTCCGAGCCTCTGGCTGCCTTCGAGCGGTCGTTTGGAGGCGGTCGCGTTCGTCGTCGATCCGGGACTGACGGCGGGCTGCGTTCGCGGCGCCTTGATGATGGCGGCGGGCCGTCTCGCGCCGTCGGCGCGGGAGGAGGCTCTGCATCATTGGCTGGAAGAGGCTCTGCGCCTCGCGCAGATCGCTCGATAG
- a CDS encoding fatty acid desaturase, translating to MNQQQQASPATLDAPDGAPDAKGLAQRIAALRAWAHEQGYYSVPFWEQALRCLELVAAPALAFALLAQGGLTAVVGMLVLAMHYPRTAYLGHDVAHSQWGPRGEMKARLKLRLIALAQGFGSTWWVEKHELHHAFPNACRVEEDGSRTPIDGDIDSPPWLVWDKSLAPYNDKARRAGLGRALSFFLPRFQVPLFFPILSVARFNWSWQSIEVAAKNKQWWEASLCVAHWVSGFALAGLLTPGPAWTGWLWFLGAQLLGGFILAFVFVLNHTGMEVYDAKESKGFYDRQARATRNTPSSPLLDWLTGGLNSQIEHHMFPSLSRRRLTKMREATRAAMEECGYAYVTLSNREAMRAVLSTLGEAAWA from the coding sequence TTGAACCAACAACAACAAGCAAGTCCGGCTACCCTCGACGCTCCAGACGGCGCCCCGGACGCGAAAGGCCTGGCCCAGCGTATCGCTGCTTTGCGGGCCTGGGCGCATGAGCAGGGCTATTACAGCGTGCCCTTTTGGGAACAAGCGCTTCGCTGCCTGGAGCTGGTGGCGGCTCCTGCCCTCGCTTTCGCTCTGCTCGCGCAGGGCGGCCTCACCGCGGTGGTCGGAATGCTCGTTCTCGCGATGCATTATCCGAGGACGGCCTATCTCGGGCATGACGTCGCGCATAGCCAGTGGGGGCCTCGTGGCGAGATGAAGGCGCGCCTGAAGCTGCGGCTGATCGCGCTGGCTCAGGGCTTCGGCTCGACATGGTGGGTCGAGAAGCACGAGCTTCACCATGCCTTCCCGAACGCCTGCCGCGTCGAGGAGGATGGCAGCCGCACGCCGATCGACGGCGACATCGACTCGCCTCCTTGGCTGGTCTGGGACAAGTCGCTCGCGCCATACAATGACAAGGCGCGCCGCGCCGGGCTGGGGCGCGCGCTGTCTTTCTTTCTGCCGCGCTTTCAGGTTCCGCTGTTCTTCCCGATCCTCTCGGTCGCGCGCTTCAACTGGAGCTGGCAGAGCATAGAGGTCGCGGCCAAGAACAAGCAATGGTGGGAAGCGTCGCTCTGCGTCGCCCATTGGGTGTCGGGCTTCGCGCTCGCGGGACTGCTGACGCCGGGGCCGGCCTGGACCGGCTGGCTCTGGTTCCTCGGCGCCCAGCTTCTCGGCGGCTTCATCCTCGCCTTCGTCTTCGTGCTCAACCATACGGGCATGGAAGTCTATGACGCGAAGGAATCGAAGGGTTTCTATGACCGGCAGGCGCGCGCGACGCGCAACACGCCGAGCTCGCCCTTGCTCGATTGGCTGACCGGCGGCCTCAACAGCCAGATCGAGCACCATATGTTCCCCAGCCTGTCTCGCCGTCGCTTGACGAAAATGCGCGAGGCGACGAGAGCGGCGATGGAGGAGTGTGGCTACGCCTATGTCACGCTCAGCAATCGCGAGGCGATGCGCGCTGTGCTGTCCACGCTGGGCGAGGCCGCTTGGGCGTGA
- the tssK gene encoding type VI secretion system baseplate subunit TssK, whose translation MSWRSKVVWREGLFLRPHHLQQNDRYLERVIESRTRHSSPYPWGFAQLEIDSDLAQQSKIALRKAAGVMPDGTPFDIPGEGPAPASIEAPAKAAGLTVWLTLPNASPNSREVDYRAKDVASRFIEGVETIIDSVAEMRDEEEIDVAHLRLELELARRPKPGYDCLAVARILEIRDKVVIFDPNFAPPLLVCAAHSVVIGWIDRVIGCVDGKLEELARYAADPSSGGGMQSADYLLLQTLNRAAPLLRHLRQSGYTHPERLYTSLVSLAGELATFCSQERRSRVYPPYDHDDLENVFEPILRDLQDFLSARTSRRARRLELVQRAPNVYISPIRDRALLGNATLVLEVASNRPPSEIAQLLPQLLKVGPNNRMNDIVYANLPGISLVHMPTPPGQIRTISHHVYFYLDRHSPLWREFSVAASIGLHFSGDWPELELELWAIAEEAR comes from the coding sequence ATGTCGTGGCGCAGCAAAGTCGTGTGGCGGGAAGGTCTTTTCTTGCGGCCGCATCATCTCCAGCAGAATGATCGCTATCTCGAGCGTGTCATCGAGAGCCGCACGCGGCATTCCAGCCCCTATCCTTGGGGATTTGCGCAGCTCGAGATCGACTCCGATCTCGCGCAGCAGAGCAAGATCGCGCTGCGAAAGGCGGCGGGCGTGATGCCGGACGGAACGCCCTTCGATATTCCGGGCGAAGGTCCGGCGCCCGCCTCTATCGAAGCGCCGGCGAAGGCGGCGGGCCTCACCGTTTGGCTGACCTTGCCCAACGCCTCGCCTAATTCGCGCGAGGTCGATTATCGCGCGAAAGATGTGGCGAGCCGTTTCATCGAGGGCGTCGAGACGATCATCGACTCGGTCGCCGAGATGCGCGACGAGGAGGAGATCGACGTCGCGCATCTGCGTCTCGAGCTGGAGCTCGCCCGCCGTCCGAAGCCGGGATATGATTGCCTCGCCGTGGCGCGTATTTTGGAGATACGCGACAAGGTCGTCATATTCGATCCCAATTTCGCGCCGCCGCTGCTCGTCTGCGCGGCGCATAGCGTCGTGATCGGATGGATCGATCGCGTGATCGGCTGCGTGGACGGCAAGCTCGAGGAGCTGGCGCGCTATGCCGCGGATCCGTCTTCCGGCGGCGGCATGCAGAGCGCCGATTATCTTTTGCTGCAGACGCTCAATCGCGCCGCGCCCTTGCTGCGCCATTTGCGGCAGTCGGGCTATACGCATCCCGAGCGGCTCTACACATCGCTCGTCTCGCTCGCCGGCGAGCTTGCGACATTCTGCTCGCAGGAGCGCCGCAGCCGAGTCTATCCGCCCTATGATCACGATGATCTCGAAAATGTCTTCGAGCCGATTCTGCGGGATCTGCAGGATTTTCTGAGCGCCCGGACCAGCCGGCGCGCACGGCGGCTGGAGCTGGTTCAGCGCGCGCCCAATGTCTATATCTCGCCGATCCGTGACCGCGCGCTGCTCGGCAATGCGACGCTGGTGCTGGAAGTGGCGAGCAATCGGCCGCCGTCGGAGATCGCGCAGCTCTTGCCGCAGCTGCTGAAGGTCGGGCCGAATAATCGGATGAACGATATCGTCTACGCCAATCTGCCGGGAATTTCGCTCGTGCATATGCCGACCCCGCCCGGCCAAATTCGCACGATCTCGCATCATGTCTATTTCTATCTGGATCGTCATTCGCCGCTCTGGCGGGAGTTCTCCGTCGCCGCCTCGATCGGGCTGCATTTTTCCGGCGACTGGCCGGAGCTCGAGCTCGAGCTATGGGCGATCGCGGAGGAGGCGCGGTGA